The Triticum dicoccoides isolate Atlit2015 ecotype Zavitan chromosome 6A, WEW_v2.0, whole genome shotgun sequence genome has a window encoding:
- the LOC119316494 gene encoding glycosyltransferase family 92 protein Os08g0121900-like — protein MPRHRRCSRLRRIVGGVSVGALLLLAGSGGHNAYSGRPVFSLPLGLGAPFPLVADSPAPPPFPFAADFSPSPSPQSQYSPFRLSDDSLARRLLPLRLRASQSPPQQDADAVLLPDQEVLILDDAEPTGDAICAFQGGASSPARPLGRLPASGLHAYVCRLPDPAQSFQQLQAPLLLHSSTSSAAAAAPDSPSPSPGRALLNWSSDPIVFDSALLDGGDLLVFAKGISRRQGLQCLYRYSDGADTMLATTPAITSVQQVTGCPSPPTPVKSGGSTKVLVTLGVTGEDPMPSVATFRRQQAESSLVTPQKSSICACTMGRNISKFLREWALYHSAIGVDQFFIYDNGSEDNLAGLVAQLISSGLNITTVPWPWTKVQEAGLSHCAATQQASCQWMAVIDVDEFIFSTSWAGLEKPSKSLLEPAISVDDSVGQIYLACYDFAPSGQTAHPPEGVCQGYTCRLKSPQRHKSLVRLDAVEPSFMNVVHHFKLKPAFKSIWTAFARVNHYKYQAWPEFKVKFKRRVSAYVADWKDPINLDSKDRAPGLGVNDVEPEGWAQKYCKVKDNILKLLTARWFGVGFGNPH, from the coding sequence ATGCCGCGACACCGCCGCTGCAGCCGGCTGCGCCGCATCGTCGGCGGCGTCTCAGTCGGAGCTCTCCTGCTGTTAGCCGGAAGCGGAGGCCACAACGCCTACTCGGGCCGCCCGGTCTTCTCGCTGCCCCTCGGCCTCGGCGCCCCCTTCCCGCTCGTCGCCGACAGTCCGGCGCCCCCGCCCTTCCCGTTCGCTGCCGACTTTTCTCCGTCGCCGTCCCCGCAATCCCAATACTCGCCCTTCCGCCTCAGCGATGACAGCCTCGCGCGGCGCCTTCTGCCCCTCCGCCTCCGCGCCAGCCAATCGCCGCCGCAGCAGGACGCGGATGCGGTCCTCCTTCCCGACCAGGAGGTCCTGATCCTGGACGACGCTGAGCCTACCGGCGACGCCATCTGCGCCTTCCAGGGCGGGGCTTCCTCCCCGGCGAGACCGCTCGGGAGGCTGCCGGCGTCCGGACTTCACGCATACGTCTGCCGCCTTCCCGACCCAGCGCAGAGCTTCCAGCAGCTCCAAGCGCCGCTCTTACTCCACTCCTCCACCTCCTCGGCCGCCGCAGCTGCTCCAgattccccttctccttctccggGCCGCGCATTGCTTAACTGGAGCAGCGACCCGATAGTGTTTGACTCGGCTCTTCTGGACGGAGGCGACTTGCTCGTCTTCGCTAAGGGAATCAGCCGCCGCCAAGGCCTTCAGTGCCTGTACCGCTACAGCGACGGCGCCGATACCATGCTGGCAACTACACCGGCAATCACCTCAGTACAGCAAGTTACTGGCTGCCCCTCGCCGCCGACACCTGTCAAGTCAGGAGGAAGCACCAAGGTTCTTGTCACACTAGGGGTCACCGGCGAGGATCCCATGCCCTCCGTTGCAACCTTTCGTCGACAGCAAGCTGAATCTTCTTTGGTGACTCCTCAAAAGAGTTCAATTTGCGCCTGCACAATGGGACGCAACATCTCCAAGTTTCTCAGGGAGTGGGCACTCTACCATAGTGCGATTGGGGTGGATCAGTTCTTTATCTATGATAATGGCAGCGAGGACAACTTGGCAGGCCTAGTGGCGCAGCTCATATCCTCCGGGCTCAACATCACAACCGTGCCATGGCCTTGGACCAAGGTCCAAGAAGCTGGTCTGTCTCATTGCGCGGCCACACAGCAAGCTTCGTGCCAATGGATGGCTGTCATAGATGTCGATGAATTCATCTTCTCAACAAGCTGGGCAGGATTAGAGAAGCCATCAAAATCTTTGCTAGAGCCCGCTATTTCTGTTGATGATAGCGTTGGCCAAATATACCTTGCTTGTTATGATTTTGCCCCCTCGGGCCAAACAGCACATCCACCGGAGGGGGTCTGCCAGGGCTACACTTGCCGGCTGAAGAGCCCGCAGCGGCACAAATCCTTGGTCCGTCTCGACGCCGTGGAACCATCCTTCATGAATGTGGTCCATCATTTTAAGCTCAAGCCTGCTTTCAAAAGCATCTGGACTGCGTTCGCACGTGTTAACCACTACAAATACCAAGCTTGGCCGGAGTTCAAAGTCAAGTTCAAGAGGCGTGTGTCCGCTTACGTGGCTGATTGGAAAGATCCGATCAACCTCGACTCAAAGGACCGGGCTCCTGGCTTAGGAGTTAATGACGTCGAACCAGAAGGCTGGGCCCAAAAATACTGCAAGGTTAAAGACAATATCCTTAAGCTGTTGACTGCAAGATGGTTCGGTGTTGGATTTGGGAACCCTCATTAG